In the Ipomoea triloba cultivar NCNSP0323 chromosome 6, ASM357664v1 genome, one interval contains:
- the LOC116022735 gene encoding protein NDR1-like codes for MSAGCECCKCCLKFILTLGLLALFIWLSLRTTKPSYSIQRFSLPALNKTGNSTSLRSNHTLLFTLRFKNKMKDKGVKYNDIHLTFFYGSNTTFPIANATVPGFYQGHGKKGDKSGAVETRGVPWEAALNQSKPVFRVDLVARVRYKILFWFTKGHDFVVTNTTVEVNDSGEKSGSPPGSRACIAATMFSLVLFVLVLVL; via the coding sequence ATGAGTGCGGGATGCGAGTGCTGCAAGTGCTGCCTAAAGTTCATACTCACTTTAGGCCTCTTAGCCCTCTTCATCTGGCTCAGCCTACGCACCACCAAACCCTCATACTCCATCCAACGCTTCTCCTTACCCGCCCTCAACAAAACCGGCAACTCAACTTCCCTCAGATCCAACCACACCCTCCTCTTCACTCTCCGTTTCAAGAACAAAATGAAGGACAAAGGCGTCAAATACAACGACATCCACCTCACCTTCTTCTACGGATCAAACACCACTTTCCCCATCGCCAACGCCACCGTTCCCGGCTTTTACCAGGGCCACGGCAAGAAAGGCGATAAATCCGGCGCGGTTGAGACTCGCGGCGTGCCGTGGGAGGCTGCTCTCAACCAGTCCAAACCGGTTTTCCGGGTGGATTTGGTTGCTAGGGTACGGTACAAGATCTTGTTTTGGTTCACTAAAGGCCACGATTTCGTTGTCACGAATACTACCGTGGAAGTTAACGACTCCGGCGAGAAATCCGGGTCGCCGCCCGGGAGTCGCGCTTGTATTGCAGCTACTATGTTTTCCCTTGTTTTGTTTGTCCTGGTTTTGGTGTTGTGA